From the Leptolyngbya sp. O-77 genome, one window contains:
- a CDS encoding inorganic diphosphatase codes for MDLSRIPPQPKPGLINVLIEIPAGSKNKYEFDKDMNAFALDRVLYASVQYPYDYGFVPNTLADDGDPLDGMVIMDQPTFPGCVIAARPIGMLEMVDGGDRDEKILCVPDKDPRYAGVKSLADIAPHRLDEIAEFFRTYKNLEKKVTEILGWKDVDQVLPLVEQCVAAYK; via the coding sequence GTGGATTTATCGCGTATTCCCCCTCAGCCAAAGCCCGGCCTCATCAACGTGCTGATCGAGATTCCGGCGGGCAGCAAAAACAAGTACGAGTTTGACAAGGACATGAACGCCTTCGCGCTGGATCGGGTGCTGTACGCCTCGGTGCAATATCCCTACGACTATGGCTTTGTGCCCAACACGCTGGCAGACGACGGCGACCCGCTAGACGGCATGGTGATCATGGATCAGCCCACGTTCCCCGGCTGCGTGATTGCGGCGCGGCCGATCGGGATGCTGGAAATGGTGGACGGGGGCGATCGCGACGAGAAGATCCTCTGCGTGCCCGACAAAGATCCCCGCTATGCAGGGGTCAAGTCCCTGGCAGACATTGCGCCCCATCGCCTGGACGAAATCGCCGAATTCTTCCGCACCTACAAGAACCTGGAGAAAAAGGTGACGGAAATTTTAGGCTGGAAGGATGTTGATCAAGTGCTGCCGCTGGTCGAGCAGTGCGTCGCGGCTTACAAATAG
- the clpS gene encoding ATP-dependent Clp protease adapter ClpS gives MTASFAPMAMAAAPTIAPDKTSQTVRKPYPNYKVIVLNDDFNTFQHVAECLMKYIPGMSGDRAWDLTNQVHYEGQATVWVGPQEQAELYHQQLRREGLTMAPLEAA, from the coding sequence ATGACTGCCTCTTTCGCACCGATGGCGATGGCTGCTGCCCCCACGATCGCCCCCGATAAGACAAGTCAGACAGTCCGCAAGCCCTACCCAAACTACAAAGTCATCGTGCTAAACGACGACTTCAATACCTTTCAGCATGTGGCCGAGTGCCTGATGAAGTACATTCCAGGCATGTCGGGCGATCGCGCTTGGGATTTGACCAATCAGGTTCACTACGAAGGGCAGGCCACGGTCTGGGTGGGGCCGCAAGAGCAGGCCGAACTCTATCACCAGCAGCTTCGCCGCGAAGGGCTGACGATGGCTCCCCTGGAAGCGGCATAG